AATTGCTTCTACTAAAGCATCTTGATGCCTTGGGGCGACGCTGTAAAGATCTAGCCCGACAGTAACGGCATTGGTGCTATCTATTTGAATCATCTTAGATTTTCTATATTAATGCTACACTAACTTGCCAGTTATAGTAAAGTCTTTTTATCGTCTTGTCTCACGCATTCTTGCTAAAGTTGTAACAATCTTGCTGGATTTACAGCAATTTTTTATAAGCTTGGGGAGTTATCCCTGTATATTTACGAAACATCTTTGTAAAGTGACTTTGGCTTTGAAATCCCACCTTCTCTGCAACAAGAACAATCGAGTTGTGTTCTTCTAGCAATTGTTTTGCTTTCTCAATTCGTTTGCTAATTACGTACTGGTGGGGTGTAATTCCTATAGATTGTTTAAATAAACGAGCAAAGTGATAGGGACTTATTTGAATGACAGCAGCTATCTCTACTAAGGTCAGATTTTGCTCCAAGTTGTCGTGAATGTAATCAATCACCTGTTTGATTTTTAATTTAGATAAACCACCAGCGCAATTGCGAACTTTATATTTCCGTACTGAGGAATGTTTTAAAAGATGCACTATTAATGCATTTGCCATTGATTCTGCATAGAGGCGATCGCTTAATCCCTCTAATTCTAATTCCGATTTGAGTGCTAAACCAATTTGTTGAATGAGTGGGTCGTGAAGTTTGAACTGTGGGATAATTTCAATATTTGCTGATTCATAAAAAGCAGATACGAAAAGCTTACTGTCAAGACGAAGTAACAGGAAGTCAGCATCACGATCCCAAGCTAATTTGCGATACAGATAAGGCGGCGTAATCATGATGTCACCTTGTATCAGACGTTCGCTAATACATTGTCCCTCTGCTGTTCGCTCTAGTTGAATTGGGTGTCCAAGATGAATGCTAATTAGATGCTGAGGAAGACAGCATTCAGACAATCCATTTGCAGGTTGATAATGATGTTCGACACGAATAAGGTCTAACGTAGTTGCTTGACTAGATAGAATGGGCGAATGCGGTACAATCTCTAGAAAACGTTTACTCTTGGTTGTGTTTTCTCGGCTCATTTTCCCTTTGCCATTCTCTTAATTTCTCACTTCATTCGCCTCATCCTTTTGGATAAAACAATCGCCCCTACTCAGGCAAAACAGGCATATGCACTAATTCCAACTTCAGCCCATCAGGATCGGCAAAGAAAACGGCGTAGTAACCAGGTGAATATTGATATTCTGCGGGAGGATCGAGGACTGTCGCGCCCATTTCTTGAACTAATTTGTATAAGTTATCTACTTGCTCCCGACTATCGGCATTAAATGCAAGATGGTGGAATCCAGGAGAGTAGCGATCGTGAAATTTGTTAGGCGAATCTGGATTAGCAACAGTAATTTCAATTGCTCCAGCATCCTGCAACCACCACATAATATAGATATCGTTGTTTTCTACCTGCTGGTAGCCCATAAAGCCTAGAATCGCATCGTAAAAAGGTTCGGATTGTTCTAAACTTTTGACTGTGAGGCAGAGGTGGTTCATCGTTCCTAGAGTCATACAAGCCTCTCGCATGTACTAGAACAAATGTATTGTATTACGATCGCCGCAGCACTTTGATGTACTTAACCATTTCTTCCTGATATCCCAAGCGATCGCGCCTCTCCTACCACAGCAACAGGATAAAGATAATGCTAGAGTGAGCGAATGGCTTTTTTCCCCGCTTGCTACACCATGACGAGCATCTCTGCGGCACAAACCCGAACCGAACAATATCGCCAGCAATTCCCCGCCCTGGCAAATAAATCTTACTTCAATTATGGGGGGCAAGGACCGATGCCCCAAGCAGCCATAGACGCAATTATTGCTGCCCACGAATACGTTCAACTTAACGGTCCCTTCTCCTCTCAAATTAACGCTTGGATTACTCAAGAAACCGAGAAAACCAGACAGGCAATTGCCACTGAACTAAACGCCCCACCCGAAACCATTACCCTCACCGAAGACGTAACCGTAGGCTGTAACATTGCCTTATGGGGGATTGACTGGCAAGCAAAAGACCATATCTTACTCTCAGACTGCGAACACCCAGGAGTCATCGCCACTACCCAAGAAATTACTCGAAGATTCGGTGTAGAAGTTTCTACCTGTCCCCTCATGGCGACGCTGAACCAAGGAGATCCAGCCGCAGTCATCGCCCAACACCTCACACCCCGCACCCGCCTAGTTGTCATCAGTCACATCCTCTGGAATACGGGTCAAGTCTTGCCAGTTGACAAAATTGTAGAAGTATGCAGACAGCATCAAGGCGATCGCCCCGTGCAAATTCTAGTCGATGCAGCGCAATCTGTCGGCTTGTTACCCTTAAATTTGACTCAACTAGGGGCAGATTTCTACGCCTTCACGGGTCATAAATGGATGTGCGGACCCGCCGGAGTTGGTGGTTTATACGTCCGTCCAGAAGCACTTCTTGGCACGGATAACTGCCCTCCCTTACAGCCTACCTTCATCGGCTGGCGGAGTATAGTTATGGATAGTAAGGGACAGCCCCAAGCATGGCAACCAGACGGTAGACGTTATGAAGTCGCCACATCAGCCTTTCCACAGTATGCCGGATTGAAAGCTGCGATCGCCACCCATCAGCAATGGGGAACCGCCGAGTCACGCTATCAACAAATTTGCCAACTCAGCCAATATCTCTGGCAACGTCTGAACCAATTATCAGATATTATTTGCCTGCGTCACGCCCCACCTCAAGCCGGACTCGTTTCCTTTCAACTCAAAAATCGATCTTCCCTTCATGCAAAACTCGTCCAATTTCTCGAATCAAATCGCTTGATGACACGCACCCTCGTCGATCCAAGCTGCGTCAGGGCTTGCGTCCACTACTTTACCCTCCCCTGCGAGATCGATCGCCTCATTGAAGAAATCGAGAGATTTTGCCAGCAAAGCTAAAATGTCACGCGAAGACGCTAAGCACACTTTGCGCCTTTGCGCCTACTCTGCGAGAAGCCACCCTTCGGGTGTCTATGCGTGACACTAATCTGTCTTTAACTTTTATGGAAACTAGACCTACCATATACATAGCCATCACCAACCACGGATTCGGACATGCTACCCGCACCGCCTCACTTGCAGCGAAGATCCAGCAGTTGTGTCCCGATATCTTACTCATCATGGTGACAACCGCACCCCGTTGGTTACTGGAATCATACATAGAAGGAGACTTTATCTATCGTCCTCGCGCCTTCGATTTAGGTGTAATCCAGTCAGATAGCTTAACGATGGACAAAGTCGCCACGTTAGAAAAGCTACAGCAAATCCGCAAACAAGAACGCTCGATAATTGCCTCAGAAGTTAACTTTATCCGTCAAAATCGCGTCAATCTGATCCTTGCCGATATCCCTCCTTTGGCAGTAGCGATCGCCCATGCCGCAGGTATTCCCTGTTATATGAGTAGTAACTTTGGATGGGATTTCATTTATCGCGACTGGGGAGGTGAATTTGTGGAATTTGCCGATTGGATGGGCAAGCATTACGCACAATGCGATCGCCTATTTCGGTTGCCTTTTCACGAACCGATGAGTGCTTTTCCCAATATTACCGATGTTGGCTTAACGGGTGGTTCACCACGTCACGCGATCGACACGCTACGATCTAATTGGGGTATCAGTACCCCACCAGAAAAAACTATCTTACTCACTTTTGGTGGTTTAGGTCTACAACAAATTCCGTTTGAAAACCTTCAACTTTTCCCCGATTGGCAGTTCCTTACTTTTGATGTTACAGCTCCAAACTTACCAAATTTAATCAAAATTACTGACCAAAAGTTACGTCCAGTTGATTTTATGCCCCTCTGTGGCAGAGTTATTTCTAAACCAGGTTACGGTACTTTTGCTGAAGCAGTTGGCGTGGGAATTCCTATAGTTACCCTGACTCGTGAAGACTTTGCCGAAGCTAAATTTTTAGTTGATGGAATTGCAAATTACTCTTACCATCAAATTCTCAACACAGAAGAATTCTTTCAAAGCCACTGGGAATTTCTCCACCAACCTCCACAACCGCCTCGACAATCTCAACCTATAGCAAAAGACGGCAACGAAGCGATCGCCCAAGCCGTGCTTGAAGCCGTAAGTCGTAAGTCGTAAATCGGAATTAACTGATAATTGATAACTGACAACTGACCATGCATCAACATATTCTCAGACTTTCTACCGCTGGTAAATCTTTTACTAACATCACTGCTAAAGTTGAAGCAATTGTTGCTCAATCTGGTGTAGAAACTGGACTATGCAATTTATTTTTACGCCATACTTCTGCAAGTTTAGTGATTCAAGAAAATGCCGATCCTGATGTACTGCAAGATTTAGCAAACTTCATGGCAAAACTCGTACCAGAATCAGCGAATTACATCCACAATGCTGAAGGTGCAGATGATATGCCCGCCCACATTCGTACAGCCCTAACTCACACTTCCGAACAAATTCCCATTTCTAGAGGACAATTATTATTAGGAACCTGGCAGGGAATTTACATTTGGGAACACCGTCAGCGCAGCCATATTAGAGAACTTGTCGTTCATATTTCTGAATAGCAGTTATCAGTGGCTAGTGACTCGTGACTAGACCAGAAATAAGAATCTAGCGACCAGCCACTAACCACTCACTACTCACTTCCCAGCTACCATCCAAAATGAAAATCTCAGATTTAATAAATTGGTTTGAAAATTGGGCAAATCCTGCTTGGCAAGAAAGTTGGGATAATTCTGGTTGGCAGATTGAACCAGGAGTATTAGAGCAACCTGCAAGGGTACTGGTATGCTTGACACCAACTCTAGCTGTGATGCAAGAGGCGATCGCACTACAAAAATCGGGGATTCCAGTCAATCTAATTTTTGCCCATCATCCACTAATTTTTAGTCCGCTGAAATCTTTGTGTAGTGGAAATGCGATCGCGGACATGACGCGCCTAGCTTTTCGTCACCATATCGGCGTTTATACAGCTCATACTAACTTTGACCAAGTAGCAGACGGTACTGCTGACGTACTAGCGCAGTTGTTACATCTCAAGCAAGTTGCGCCAATTGTACCGACGCAGCCAGAACTCGGTTACGGTCGCGTGGGAGAGATTAACCCTTCTTGTACTTTGCAAGAATTGTTACAACAAATTCAAACAGTACTGAACCCTCCCGATCTGATTTTCTCCCCGACAGTAGATTTACAAAAAACCATCGAGCGAGTAGCTGTTTTAGGTGGGTCTGGTGCTAGTTTTATTTCGGATGTGGTAAAAACAGGGGCGCAAGCTTATTTAACTTCCGATTGTAAGTTTCATCAATTTCAAGAAAGTCGCGATCGCGGTTTAATTCTGATTGATGCCGGACACTACGCTACCGAACGTCCAGCTTGCGATCGATTGGTGACAAAGCTTCAAACTGCCGGAGTGGAATGGGCGCAATTAAGTCAGCAAGACGAAGATTTTCGACTTTTCTACAAGCGCTAGCAGCTTCTCGACCCAAACACCTCCGCGATCTTACGTAAGTCACAGCCAATATCGTTATATATTTTTACATTTACTCGAAAATTTTGTAGCCCATTTTACAATTTATCTGAGATCTAGCAAGTAACCTAAAAAGTATAAAACAATACGTTTATCAAGACGGTAAGAGTTTAAGCAACTTCTGCAAGCAATTCTTACTAGTTTTCGTCAGCAGCATCTTACATACATACACTGTTTCTACTAACTTTGCCTTTTTTAGTTTAAGTATTTAATAGCAAGATTTGATTTTTTAAAATCAATTCACTGCATTGATTGTCAACAAATTATTACGAAATATCAAAATAATTTGTTAGACTATTTTGCGGAAGTTTGGTAAAAGCTGTTGTAGTAATTCGGCAGACTCAATCGGATAAATTCACGAGTTGCATAAATGCGATCGCTTGCATAGGTAAGCGAAGAATTTTGCTGTGGCATAGCAGTAGCTATTGCAAAACTAAACTATCAATTTAAATATTCGAGTAGGGGTAAGCTATATGTCAGTAGTCTTCAATCTCGATGCTAAGAAAAACGCTCGAATTCTATTACTATCTTTGCGAAAGATAAAGTTTCATGTTGCCCGCTGTTATTTATACGAGCTAGAAGATTTGATTTGTGAATTTGACTCAGCCGATATACTTACACCAGTTTTTAATCCCGACTTGTTCAAAGTTACTAATAGAATTGCTAATACTATGGCTCAAGCTGTTGGTAGTAGCAAGCTAATTAATCCATTATTCAAGCAATTTAATCTGGATAAAGAGTACGAACTATTTTTTATCATCTGCCAGTCTCCTCTAGACATTCTAGCGATAAATTCAATAAAAAACTGGCGAAACAAATGTCGTAGAGTAGTAGTTTGGCTCGATGAAATTTGGGCAAAAGATGTTGAAAAATGGAAAGCTCAGCTGAGTTTTTTGCAAGAAGTTGACTATATCTTCATGAATTTCAGCCAAAGTATCGAGGGAGTCTCTAAAATAATTCAGCGCCCTTGTGACTACATTCCATTTGGGATTGATGCAATTAAGTTCTGTCCTTATCCGCTCAACAGAGAGCGTAGCGTCGATCTTTATAGTGTTGGTCGCCGCTCGCAAGTCACGCATCAAACTTTATTGGATTTATCTGAAAGAGTTAATTTTTTTTATATCTATGAAACTATCAAAGATCTATACACAGCCGATCATAGATATCATCGAAGTTTATATAAAAATATTTTAAAAAAGAGTCGTTATTTTATTGCCAATCGAGCAAAGATTGACGATGCAAATGCAACTGGCGATCAACAAGAAGTAGGCGCACGCTTTTTTGAAGGTGCAGCAGCAGGAACAGTCATGCTAGGAGTTCCCCCTGAATGCGAATCCTTTACTCGAAATTTTGACTGGGAGGATGCAGTCATTCAAGTTGCTTACGATGCCCCTAATATAGTTGAAATTCTAGCCGAACTTGACTCCCAGCCCGATCGCTTGCAAAAAATCCGTACTAACAATGTTGTTAACTCACTCTTAAAACATGATTGGGTTTACCGTTGGGAAACAATTTTAGCTACAGTCGGACTGGATAGTACGCCAGCAATGATGGCTCGGAAAGCTCGTCTACAGAACTTAGTCGAGAGAATACTGACTCGGAAAAACAGCGATCGGCAGCTCATTACTCAGACCGGATTCACAAGCAAGACAGAACGCAGATGCCAGTTGTTTGAATCAGTTATCACTGACTAGTGACGAGTGGCTGGTGACAAGAATTGAGTTTAACCACTAGTCACCAGCCACTCACCAATGACAAATGACCAGTCAAATGGCGCAAAAGAGCGAGGAAGATTTATAGAAAACCCTGATTTTTCTCTATTCAAGCTGATGAGATGCTAAAGAATGAGTTAAAATTGATTAAAATAGATCGAGCTGATAAGGTCGAGTTTTCTCGAATTGACGCTTAGAGGGATGCCACTCAAGCCGAGGAGGCAGAGGGAAAGGCATGATTCGTTTAAGTAAACGTCTAGCGTAAAGGTGGTACAAAAATTTCCAAGTTGCTTAATGCATGTAGCGCGGTCGATAGCCACTGATATTGGTCGGAGTGCGAGGATAAGCGAAATGCTGCTAATGACAGATGAAGTTTCTAATAGGCTTCTTTAGTGTCCGCTAGACTCAGTAGTAGTTTCAATCAATAGCTGGCGGTCGAAATATAATATGAAACTGAAATACAAGCAAAAACTGAAACACAAACATATAATTGCCAAATTGGAGTAAAGTTAAGTAGCTCAAACTGGGTATTATATAGTAGGGTTTAGCCCAACAGTCCACAGGTATAACGACGTTGAGAAAGGTAGAAGCAATAAATGCTACACCGCAAGATTTATCAACTGTGTTGCGATGGGCGTGAAGTATGTATCTTCTTGCGGGATCAGCAACGCTGGATCGAGAAAGCCCGCATCATCGATATCGAAGGCGATTTAGTCACTCTCAGATATGAAACTGAAGAAGAAGACGAAATCTGCTCTTGGGAGGAGATGGTTCGCCTAGAAAGTATTGGTGCAGTGACTCAGAAGCTAGCTTCTGTACCGCGAGGCAATGCTGAACCCTTAGTTTCTGACGACTGCCCCGAAGCAGAGCGCATTCGCAATCGCTTTACTGATTCTAATCCTGAATAAGTTCTAATCAGTAAAGGCGTTATCTAAAACGCCTTTACTTGTTTTATTCGTCTTGGCGTTCGTAGGCAGGGCAGTAGCCATCCGGTGTAACCTTGAAGCCAAATAAGGGCGACTCTGGATTCCAACAGCGCTGCCCGCGCTGGAACTTGCAGGTAGCACAGCAGCTCAAATCCGTCCAGGCTAAGCGATCGCCATTTTGGTTCATCAACTCGCGGGGCGACAAGCCCCGCAAAACTAGGTCTTCACCTTGCCAGCGAGCTTCCACTAAGCCTGTATCGGCAAAATTGCGCCAGCGAGGATCGGCGGTAATGGCATCAGGCAAGGTAATAGTTACAACCGTACCTAATTCATTAAGTTCTCCTTCATAATTCGTTTCTGGAGCAGCTGGTTGAACGAAAACATCGCCGATGGGTAAATCGACAAGCGTGCCAACGGCTGGAGAATGTAAGTGGTAGCGGTTGCGTAATTCTTCCAGGCTAGCTAGGTCGGCTAGATAAGTTGGAGCGCCATGAACGAAAATAACGTGCTTCGGTCGCAGGTTGTGAATAAGTTGAGTCGTACCAGGACCATCGCTATGCTGTGCTAGCAGGTAGGTTTCTACCTCTACTAGGGGTGAGGAATGAGGAGTGAAGAGTGAGGGTTGAAACTCGTTAGGATGACCAGGATTTTCAGGGAGAAGAACTAACCAGGGTCCGGTGTTGGGTTGGCAGTATTGACTTAAATCAGTAACATTATCTGCGATCGCGATACAGGGCGATTGACCGACAATTCCTCGCTGTTCGAGTGGTAGGCGACGGACTCGCGGGCGTACCTTTTCATCCCAAAATAAAGATTGATGTTTGGCAAAGTTTTGTACTGCTGTGGGGAAATGTGGTAGTAATTCTAAATAGGCATCGCAGCCCTGAGCTACACTGCCATCAACCCAAATATCGAGGTTGCGTCCGGTAAAGTTGTGATGGCTGCGCAACAGCATCAGAATTTCCTGACCTAGACCTAGAGTCGATGTAGGCAAAAGGACAGAATACGAACTGGCGATCGCCCGATTAATTCTTTCAGCCAGTTGATTTTCTTGGTTGCGACGGTGCGGATGACGTGCCGTGCCGTAGGTTCCTTCGATAATTAATACATCTGGTTCTAAACCGCGTAACTCTTCTAAAGGTAACCCTTCCACCAGGCGAGAGTTAGATAAGAAAAAGTCCCCCGTGTAAAACACTGTATAAGTGCGCCGTCCAGTCGTGTAGGTAAGGAGAATGGCTGCTGCCCCTGGTAAGTGTCCGGCAGGATATAATTCAGCCGTCAATCCATCCTGAAATTCCACAGGCGATCGCCAAGGTAGCGCTTGACAAAATTGCGGGATCTTTCCATCCTCATCTAACCAATTCAGCGGTAGCAGACGAGTTGTTGCTTCGCTGGCATAAATTGGCAGTTGCGGAAAGGCACGATGCAGGGATAGTAAACCTTTAGCATGATCGGGATGAGCATGACTGCATAGAACTAGGTCTACTGGCAAGTTGGTAGCGACAAGTAAACCATGAGACTTAGGCTGTTCTAGTCCCGATTGTAAAACAGAAATGTCCGTCAATCCGCAATCGAGCAGAATGCGGTACGGTCCCATCTTGACCATCAAACAGACACCTTCATCCCCATGCTTCACACCATAGGGAAAGCATTCTAGTTCTGAATTTGCTTCCCCTACAGGCATAGAGGATGCTGACATGCGATCGCTCATCTTCCCCTCCACTCGAACCTAATGCCGCTGTTGGAGCGCAGCGATAAATATGAAACGATGAATTGTAGGATAATTAGGTCATGAATGAAGCGAGCAGCGAATAGAAGCGACAGGTTAGGGAAAGATCGGGGGGCAATTCAATTCATAATGCGCAATTAGACCCCACGCACTCACAACTAACAACTCTTCACTAATAACTGGTCACTGGTCACTGGTCACTGTTAATGGGCGGAGCCGTTACCGTGGTAGTTGTCTGAATCGTAAAATCCGTTTTTCGTGCCAAAAAATAGGCAACAAACAGTAAATACAACCGTTAATCCTACTAAGACAAGTTTGATATCCATTTCTTAATTATTCCTCTCTTTAATTTCGACAAGCACAACGATTTGAAGTCGAGAGACTTCTACCCTGGGGATATTAGCAGAGCGCGATCGGGCGATCGCTAACAGCCTTCATCCGTTCAATTGTAAATAAATAATTGCTGGTAAATTGACTCTCTTCCATCAGATTTTAGAACCTTCTACCCTAACCCGTCCATCTACTGAAGTTGCACCAGCATTACTTGGCTGCACTTTAGTTAGGCAATTGCCGTCTGGACAAATTCTCAGGGGAGCGATCGTCGAAACAGAAGCTTATGCCCCTGGAGATCCAGCTTTTCATGCCTATCGGCGTGTCACCCCGCGCAATCAAGTTGTATTTGGCATGGCAGGGAGAGCATACGTGTATCAAATCTATGGCATGTACCACTGCCTAAATGTCGTCACGGACTGCGAAGGAATTCCTAGTGCCGTACTCATTCGCGCTTTACAACTGGAGTGCTTGCCTAGTGGCTGGGAAATTGGTAGTAAAGGAAACTTGCACCGTCTAGCGGCTGGACCAGGTAAACTATGTCGTGTTTTGCAGATCGATCGCGGCTTAAACGGAACTATATTACAACCAGGACAACCGCTATGGCTCGAACAACGTCAGCAAGAATTTGCGATCGTCCAGACAACGCGGATCGGACTATCTCAAGGTGTAGATCTCCCTTGGCGGTGGTACGTGCAGGGTTGTCCGGCTGTTTCTAAAGTTTAACTATGACATGTAGCATTTGTAACAATTAGCGCGATCGCATTTGAGCAAAAACCCAAAAAGCTTGTATAATCCTCATCTAAACATCAAATCTCTACATAAAAGGAGATTGACAAATTTATGGCACGTAGTAACGGCGGCGGTTTTTGGGCAGATTTTCGCAAGTTTATCATGCGCGGCAACGTCATTGACTTGGCAGTTGCAGTTGTTATCGGTGGCGCATTTGGCAAGATCGTTACCTCTTTCGTAGAAGATATTATTACGCCCGTAATTCTCAATCCGGCATTGCAGGCTGCTAACGTTCAAGATTTACAAAATTTATCGGTCAACGGCATCAAATACGGTGTGTTTCTAGCAGCTGTTCTCAACTTTTTAGTCATTGCTCTTTGCCTTTTCTTAATCATCCGTGCCTTTGAAAAAGCCCAGCGCCGATTTTTCCGCAGTCCAGAAGCTGCTGAAGCTGCACCACCCGATCCCACTGTTATTGCCCAAGAGAGATTGACAGGAGCATTAGATCGCCTGACGACCACAATTGAGACTCGGAACCTGGGTTAATCCCGAGTTGAGCAAGATAAACATAGGTGCGATCGCACCCCTATCTCATAAGATCCAAAGCTTGTAAAATTGCAGTATTGCTTGGCTTTTAGCCAACCAGAAATGCCTGTTGGCTTTTAGTCCACACAAAACGTCAGTTGGCTTTTAGCCGACCAGAAATGTTTATAGAACAACCAATTGTTTTAACTCTTACTCATGACCGTTGCTGCAAATACTGCTACGGGACTAGGTTCCCGCTTGGTAAACACCGTGCTGGCAATTCAGCCTCTAGCTAACTTAGCTAAGCATCAAGCACGGCAAATGATGGTGAAACGAGCAGAGAAAATCGGCGTACCCTGGACCAAAACAGTCCGAGAATTACGCTCTCAAGAATGGGAAAGCCACTGGCAACAGGTATACAATCCTCAATTGCAATATCCCGAGTATTATTGCTGCTCTTTCCACGCTTACGAACAAGGCAATCTCAGTTGGGATGCAGCTTTTGAGGTAGAAGTCGCTGCGCGTGCCGTTCACGCAGGAATTTGGTCTAATGCAGGCGCGGCTGGCGATGCTCAACTTCGTCAGAGCTATCATGAAATCGTCAAAAGCCAACTTCCTCACAACCCACAAGCAATTCTTGATGTAGGCTGTAGCGTGGGTATGAGTACATTTGCTCTAAAAGCACTCTATCCCCAAGCAAAAATTACTGGTTTAGACTTATCACCCTATTTTCTTGCCGTTGCCCATCAGCGATCGCAGCAGCAAAACCAGAGCGAAATCGAATGGGTACACGCTGCCGCAGAAGCAACAGGACTACCAGAGGCAAATTACGATCTCGTTTCGATTTTTCTTGTCTGTCACGAATTGCCTCAGTCAGCCACGCGGCAGATATTGCAGGAGATGCAGCGGTTGTTGCGTC
This window of the Chroococcidiopsis thermalis PCC 7203 genome carries:
- a CDS encoding class I SAM-dependent methyltransferase, whose protein sequence is MTVAANTATGLGSRLVNTVLAIQPLANLAKHQARQMMVKRAEKIGVPWTKTVRELRSQEWESHWQQVYNPQLQYPEYYCCSFHAYEQGNLSWDAAFEVEVAARAVHAGIWSNAGAAGDAQLRQSYHEIVKSQLPHNPQAILDVGCSVGMSTFALKALYPQAKITGLDLSPYFLAVAHQRSQQQNQSEIEWVHAAAEATGLPEANYDLVSIFLVCHELPQSATRQILQEMQRLLRPGGYLAIMDMNPQSEIYAQMPPYILTLLKSTEPYLDEYFTLDIAQAIVAAGFHPPTITCNSPRHRTIVSQVKD